One genomic segment of Hordeum vulgare subsp. vulgare chromosome 2H, MorexV3_pseudomolecules_assembly, whole genome shotgun sequence includes these proteins:
- the LOC123426771 gene encoding pentatricopeptide repeat-containing protein At2g13600-like, with amino-acid sequence MARHHHHRFVSHLRASAPLADLLRSAPSLPAARAAHARSLKSPFAGETFLLNTLVSAYARLGSLSDARMVFDEIPRPNTFSYNALLSAHARLGRPADVRALFDSIPDPDQCSYNAVIAALAQHSRGADALLFFAAMHADDFVLNAYSFASALSACAVEKDPRAGVQVHALVSKSPHAKDVYIGSALLDMYAKCEGPEEARRVFDAMPERNVVSWNSLITCYEQNGPVSEALVLFVGMMNAGLVPDEVTLASVMSACAGLAADREGRQVHACVVKSDRLREDMVLSNALVDMYAKCGRTCEARCVFDRMASRSVVSETSLITGYARSANVQDAQVVFSQMVEKNVIAWNVLIAAYAQNGEEEEALRLFVRLKRESVWPTHYTYGNVLNACGNVADLQLGQQAHVHVLKEGFRFDFGPESDVFVGNSLVDMYLKTGSIDDGVKVFERMAARDTVSWNAMIVGHAQNGRAEEALHLFERMLCSKESPDSVTMIGVLSACGHSGLVDEGRRYFRSMTKDHGITASQDHYTCMVDLLGRAGHLKEVEELIKEMPLEPDSVLWASLLGSCRLHKNIEMGEWAAGKLFELDPENSGPYVLLSNMYAELGKWADVYRVRRSMKSRGVSKQPGCSWIEIGRQVSVFLARDNRHPCRNEIHDTLRIIQMQMSWVSVDGENTDGLRNYSSEACG; translated from the coding sequence ATGgcgcgacaccaccaccaccgcttcGTCTCCCACCTCCGAGCCTCCGCGCCGCTCGCCGACCTCCTCCGCTCCGCGCCAAGCCTCCCCGCCGCCCGCGCCGCGCACGCGCGCTCCCTCAAATCCCCATTCGCGGGCGAGACTTTCCTCCTGAACACCCTCGTCTCCGCGTACGCGCGGCTCGGCAGCCTCTCCGACGCGCGCATGGTGTTCGACGAGATTCCCCGCCCCAACACTTTCTCCTACAACGCCCTCCTCTCCGCGCACGCGCGCCTTGGCCGCCCCGCCGACGTCCGTGCTCTCTTCGACTCCATCCCCGACCCGGACCAGTGCTCCTACAACGCGGTCATCGCCGCGCTCGCGCAGCACAGCCGCGGCGCCGACGCACTCCTGTTCTTCGCCGCCATGCACGCCGACGACTTCGTGCTCAATGCCTACTCCTTTGCCAGCGCCCTGAGCGCCTGCGCCGTGGAGAAGGACCCGAGGGCCGGGGTGCAGGTGCATGCCCTTGTTTCCAAGTCGCCGCATGCCAAGGACGTGTATATTGGTAGTGCGCTCTTGGACATGTATGCCAAGTGCGAGGGGCCGGAGGAGGCACGGAGGGTGTTCGATGCAATGCCGGAGCGGAACGTTGTTTCCTGGAATAGCTTGATCACTTGCTATGAGCAGAACGGCCCTGTGAGTGAGGCGCTTGTACTGTTTGTCGGGATGATGAATGCCGGCCTCGTGCCCGATGAGGTGACACTTGCAAGTGTCATGAGTGCGTGTGCGGGCCTTGCTGCTGATAGAGAAGGACGGCAGGTTCATGCGTGCGTTGTGAAATCTGATAGGCTTAGGGAGGACATGGTGCTGAGCAATGCTCTGGTGGACATGTATGCCAAATGTGGGAGGACATGTGAGGCGAGGTGTGTGTTTGACCGCATGGCTTCCAGAAGTGTTGTTTCTGAAACATCACTGATCACTGGGTACGCAAGGTCTGCTAATGTGCAAGACGCTCAGGTGGTGTTCTCACAAATGGTCGAGAAGAATGTCATTGCTTGGAATGTGCTCATTGCAGCATATGCCCAGaacggtgaggaggaggaggcacttaGGCTCTTCGTCAGGCTGAAAAGAGAGTCAGTTTGGCCAACACATTACACATATGGAAATGTTCTCAATGCATGTGGCAATGTTGCTGATCTTCAGCTTGGTCAGCAAGCTCATGTGCATGTCCTGAAGGAAGGTTTTCGCTTCGACTTTGGACCAGAGtctgatgtgtttgttgggaattCCCTTGTAGACATGTACCTGAAGACAGGATCCATTGATGATGGTGTCAAGGTGTTCGAGAGAATGGCAGCCAGAGATACTGTGTCGTGGAATGCCATGATTGTCGGTCATGCACAGAATGGCCGTGCAGAAGAAGCACTGCATCTTTTTGAGAGAATGCTGTGCAGCAAAGAGAGCCCAGACTCTGTCACCATGATTGGTGTTCTCTCAGCCTGTGGCCATTCTGGATTGGTGGACGAGGGCCGGAGATACTTTCGGTCCATGACTAAGGATCATGGGATAACTGCATCCCAAGATCACTACACATGCATGGTTGATTTGCTTGGTCGTGCCGGTCATCTAAAAGAAGTTGAGGAGCTCATAAAGGAGATGCCATTGGAACCTGATAGCGTACTCTGGGCTTCTCTGCTAGGTTCTTGCAGGCTACATAAGAATATTGAGATGGGAGAATGGGCAGCTGGGAAGTTGTTTGAACTTGATCCTGAGAACTCTGGACCCTATGTTCTTCTCTCGAATATGTACGCTGAGTTGGGGAAATGGGCAGATGTTTATAGAGTGAGGAGATCCATGAAGAGTAGAGGTGTCAGTAAGCAGCCTGGCTGTAGTTGGATTGAGATAGGCAGGCAAGTGAGTGTGTTTCTCGCACGAGATAATAGACATCCATGCAGGAATGAGATACACGATACCTTGAGAATCATTCAGATGCAGATGAGTTGGGTGAGTGTAGATGGTGAAAATACTGATGGCCTGAGGAATTACAGCTCTGAAGCCTGTGGCTAG